A section of the Sedimentisphaera cyanobacteriorum genome encodes:
- a CDS encoding carbohydrate-binding protein — protein sequence MLCSLAAGQQYHVSKDGSDNNDGFLNAPFKTISAAAKIAQPGDVITVHEGVYRERINPPRGGESNKRRIVYQAAAGDDVVIKGSERVTGWEKVQNDTWKITMPNSFFGEFNPYDDLISGDWFDPRGREHHTGAVYLNGHWLTEASEKSQVLQPVNKQPIWAYRQPSSYLLNVNWIKPGQSKRIPAANFSSQHGVRKEPASKGGQCIAYIQHGDWARYDNINFGENAGQITFGAASDTNGGRIEVRLDSPEGKLLGTADIPNTAGWQSWDSFTARIKPISGNQNICLVFLSSGSKPVKNPLWSPEISPSNSGLWYAEVNDSQTTIWAQFKDANPNREQVEINVRQTVFYPEKPGRDYITVRGFKLMHAATPWAPPTAEQIGLIGTHWSRGWIIENNQISYSACTGVTLGKYGDEFDNTSQDTAVGYVQTIKRAGNNGWAKDNIGSHIVRNNTISHCEQAGLVGSLGAIFSTITDNEIHDIHIRQLFSGAEMAGIKLHAPIDCLIANNHIYRTARGMWLDWMTQGTRVTRNLFHDNDVYEDLFVEVNHGPFVVDNNILLSRRAFYDNSQGGTYVHNLFAGDIFRSAEFNRETPYHKPHSTEIAGLSNIKNGDNRFYNNIFIGGEGLASYDKAILPVYMDGNVFLNGAEASEDEETPIFLPGFDPELKLSENGCNIELTFPESVVSADTKLITTEMLGRTEISDLPYLDYEGSYLKVDTDYLNVERSKSNPTPGPFEEIKEGAVSFKVR from the coding sequence TTGCTCTGTTCTTTGGCGGCAGGGCAGCAGTATCACGTCTCTAAAGACGGCAGTGATAACAATGACGGATTTTTAAATGCCCCTTTTAAAACAATTAGCGCAGCTGCTAAGATTGCTCAGCCCGGGGATGTGATAACTGTTCACGAAGGAGTTTATCGTGAGCGAATCAATCCCCCGCGCGGAGGTGAATCAAATAAGAGACGTATTGTGTATCAGGCAGCCGCAGGCGATGATGTTGTGATTAAAGGGTCAGAGCGGGTTACTGGCTGGGAAAAGGTGCAGAACGACACATGGAAGATAACCATGCCCAACAGTTTTTTTGGTGAATTCAATCCTTATGATGATTTGATTTCAGGAGACTGGTTTGATCCGAGAGGACGGGAACACCATACCGGTGCGGTGTATCTTAACGGCCACTGGCTAACCGAAGCTTCTGAGAAATCTCAAGTTTTGCAGCCTGTGAATAAACAGCCAATCTGGGCATACAGACAACCCTCTTCTTATCTGCTGAATGTGAACTGGATTAAGCCCGGCCAGTCCAAACGCATTCCTGCCGCCAATTTTTCCTCCCAGCATGGGGTTAGAAAGGAGCCTGCATCTAAGGGAGGCCAGTGCATTGCTTATATACAGCATGGCGACTGGGCGCGGTATGATAACATTAATTTTGGCGAGAATGCCGGACAGATCACATTCGGTGCAGCTTCAGACACTAACGGCGGCCGTATAGAAGTTCGTCTGGATTCGCCGGAAGGAAAGCTTTTGGGTACGGCTGATATACCAAATACCGCTGGATGGCAGTCTTGGGACAGCTTTACCGCCCGGATTAAGCCCATAAGCGGAAATCAGAACATCTGCTTAGTTTTCCTAAGCAGCGGCTCAAAGCCTGTTAAGAACCCTCTATGGAGCCCCGAAATAAGCCCTTCTAATTCAGGTTTATGGTATGCCGAAGTGAACGATTCCCAAACAACGATATGGGCACAGTTCAAGGATGCCAATCCCAACAGGGAGCAGGTTGAGATCAATGTACGCCAGACGGTATTCTATCCTGAAAAGCCCGGGAGGGATTATATTACTGTTCGAGGCTTCAAATTGATGCACGCTGCCACCCCTTGGGCACCTCCGACGGCCGAACAAATCGGGCTTATAGGAACTCATTGGAGCAGGGGCTGGATAATCGAGAATAATCAAATCAGCTACTCAGCATGTACAGGCGTTACCCTTGGCAAGTACGGCGATGAGTTTGACAACACATCTCAGGATACGGCTGTGGGTTATGTTCAAACAATTAAACGTGCAGGAAACAATGGATGGGCGAAAGATAATATCGGCAGCCACATCGTCCGCAATAATACCATTTCACACTGCGAGCAGGCGGGGCTGGTTGGAAGTCTTGGTGCTATTTTCAGCACGATCACGGATAATGAAATTCATGATATTCATATCCGGCAGCTCTTTTCCGGGGCTGAAATGGCAGGCATCAAACTGCACGCCCCAATTGACTGTTTGATCGCCAATAATCATATTTACCGTACCGCCAGAGGGATGTGGCTGGACTGGATGACTCAGGGGACGCGGGTAACTCGTAATTTATTCCATGATAATGATGTCTATGAGGATTTGTTCGTTGAGGTTAATCACGGACCTTTTGTTGTCGACAATAATATTCTCCTTTCCCGCAGGGCATTTTATGATAATTCTCAGGGCGGGACATACGTCCATAATTTGTTTGCGGGAGATATTTTCAGAAGTGCTGAGTTCAACCGAGAAACGCCTTATCATAAGCCTCATTCCACGGAAATTGCAGGCCTTAGCAATATCAAAAACGGAGATAATCGTTTCTACAACAACATTTTCATTGGCGGTGAGGGACTTGCATCTTACGACAAGGCAATACTGCCTGTGTATATGGACGGGAACGTCTTCCTGAATGGGGCTGAAGCTTCTGAGGACGAGGAAACCCCGATCTTTTTGCCGGGATTCGACCCTGAGTTAAAGCTTTCTGAAAATGGTTGTAATATAGAGCTGACGTTCCCAGAGTCTGTGGTATCAGCAGATACCAAACTGATTACGACAGAAATGCTTGGCAGAACTGAAATCTCCGATTTGCCATATTTGGATTACGAAGGCTCGTACCTAAAAGTTGACACCGATTATTTAAATGTTGAAAGAAGCAAAAGCAACCCAACCCCAGGGCCTTTTGAAGAAATTAAAGAGGGCGCTGTGAGCTTTAAAGTTCGATAA
- a CDS encoding uroporphyrinogen decarboxylase family protein, translating to MSKEPLNSRERLQKTLNHESVDQLCIDFGATAVTGIAVSTLSKLRQTVLGEKDYRVKVIEPYQMLGELDSKLMEALGIDVMGVFGPKNMFGFENKDWKPFTLFDGTEVLVPGNFNVTPDGEGGLFQHPQGDTSVPPSGHMPKDGFYFDAICRQEPIDEEKLNPADNCVEFSVLSESEIEHYKKEAKAAAESGKGAVLTAPAAPFGDIAMIPAVGVKHTPGIRDVEEWYVSTVARRDYVYAVFEKQCEIALENLGLLAEALGDDVLAVFTTGTDFGMQTGLFISPQAYRDLYKPFHKAINDFIHQNTSWKVFIHSCGAVKQLIPEFIDAGFDILNPVQCSAAGMDPQELADRFGQNITFWGGLVDTQNTLPFGTPEEVYREVSERAEIFQQKNGFVATSIHNIQSNVPIDNIIAMFKALGRDF from the coding sequence ATGTCAAAAGAGCCTTTGAATTCTCGAGAGCGTCTTCAGAAAACATTGAATCACGAATCGGTCGATCAGTTATGTATAGACTTTGGAGCTACAGCCGTAACGGGCATCGCAGTTAGCACTTTATCAAAATTGCGTCAGACCGTGCTTGGTGAAAAGGATTATCGCGTCAAAGTTATCGAGCCTTACCAGATGCTTGGTGAGCTGGACAGTAAACTAATGGAGGCGTTGGGAATTGATGTTATGGGTGTCTTCGGGCCAAAAAATATGTTTGGCTTTGAAAATAAGGACTGGAAGCCGTTTACGCTTTTTGACGGTACAGAAGTACTCGTGCCGGGTAATTTTAATGTAACCCCGGATGGAGAGGGAGGCTTATTCCAGCACCCGCAAGGTGATACATCGGTACCGCCCAGCGGTCATATGCCCAAGGACGGGTTTTACTTTGACGCAATTTGTCGGCAAGAGCCGATAGACGAAGAAAAACTTAATCCGGCAGATAACTGCGTAGAGTTCAGTGTACTCTCGGAAAGTGAGATAGAGCATTACAAGAAGGAAGCCAAAGCTGCTGCAGAAAGTGGAAAAGGAGCGGTCCTTACAGCTCCGGCTGCGCCGTTTGGAGATATTGCTATGATTCCGGCTGTGGGAGTGAAACATACTCCCGGCATTAGGGATGTCGAAGAGTGGTATGTCTCAACTGTTGCTCGGCGGGATTATGTCTATGCAGTTTTTGAAAAACAATGCGAGATAGCTCTCGAAAATCTTGGTCTTCTTGCAGAAGCTCTCGGAGACGATGTACTGGCGGTTTTTACCACCGGAACTGATTTCGGAATGCAGACAGGGCTGTTCATTTCGCCGCAGGCTTACCGTGATTTGTATAAGCCGTTTCATAAAGCGATTAATGATTTTATACATCAAAATACTTCATGGAAGGTGTTTATTCATTCCTGCGGAGCTGTAAAGCAATTGATTCCGGAGTTCATAGATGCTGGGTTTGATATTCTTAATCCGGTACAGTGCTCGGCTGCAGGGATGGATCCGCAGGAGTTGGCTGATCGTTTCGGGCAGAATATTACTTTTTGGGGCGGATTAGTTGATACTCAGAACACGCTGCCCTTCGGGACACCTGAAGAAGTTTACAGAGAAGTTTCTGAAAGGGCTGAGATTTTTCAGCAAAAAAATGGCTTCGTAGCCACCTCGATTCACAATATACAAAGCAATGTTCCAATTGATAATATCATTGCAATGTTCAAGGCGCTTGGAAGAGATTTTTAA
- a CDS encoding sugar porter family MFS transporter, which yields MAEHKINTDNQHTEISQGSLSYAAVVAAAAALGGLLFGYDTAVISGAIGFLRSHFELNSMMTGWAASAALVGCIFGAMFAGTLSDRFGRKRIMMLAGGMFFISAVWSAIPYQLFDFIIARVVGGLGVGAASMLSPLYIAEISPAKMRGRLVSLNQFAIVGGMLVVYFVNTMIARQGGEMWNVQYGWRWMFGSEAVPAILFFGLLFLVPESPRWLTEAGKEKQARNILTRVGGSEHAKLELKEIKDTIAMESGSIWDLFKPGIRMALIIGAGLAILQQITGINIVLYYAPEIFKNAGLTAQSALSDTVIVGIVNLTFTVVAIAVVDKLGRKPLLLAASAGMGVSLLLLGRAIRLEQFEGPWVLLFVLTYVASFAVAMGPVVWVVISEIFPTKIRGRAMSVATVCLWTACFLVSVFFPYMLETFKGSVFWIYADVCGAAFLFVLLFVPETKGKSLEEIAKSWIGSD from the coding sequence ATGGCTGAACATAAAATAAATACTGATAATCAGCACACTGAAATTTCACAAGGTAGTTTGAGTTATGCAGCTGTTGTTGCGGCAGCAGCTGCGCTTGGCGGTTTACTGTTCGGCTATGATACAGCGGTAATTTCCGGGGCGATAGGTTTTCTGCGCAGCCATTTTGAACTGAATTCTATGATGACCGGCTGGGCAGCCTCCGCCGCCCTTGTTGGATGTATTTTCGGGGCAATGTTTGCAGGCACGCTTAGCGACCGTTTTGGCCGAAAGCGTATTATGATGCTTGCGGGAGGAATGTTTTTTATCTCTGCTGTTTGGTCGGCTATTCCTTATCAATTATTTGATTTTATTATAGCGAGGGTTGTAGGTGGATTAGGTGTAGGGGCGGCCTCAATGCTTTCGCCTTTATATATAGCTGAAATATCTCCTGCCAAGATGAGAGGTCGTCTGGTTTCTTTGAACCAGTTTGCCATTGTAGGTGGAATGCTGGTTGTCTATTTTGTAAACACTATGATTGCTCGTCAGGGCGGTGAAATGTGGAATGTGCAGTACGGCTGGAGATGGATGTTCGGCTCGGAAGCGGTGCCGGCAATACTGTTTTTTGGTTTGCTTTTTCTTGTTCCGGAAAGTCCGAGATGGCTAACAGAAGCAGGCAAAGAAAAACAGGCGAGGAATATCCTCACAAGGGTGGGAGGCAGTGAGCATGCTAAACTCGAGCTGAAAGAAATAAAGGATACCATCGCAATGGAGAGCGGCTCGATTTGGGATCTGTTCAAACCCGGGATAAGGATGGCTTTGATTATCGGCGCAGGACTCGCCATCCTCCAGCAAATCACAGGAATAAATATAGTTCTATACTATGCTCCGGAAATCTTCAAAAATGCAGGATTGACAGCGCAATCGGCTCTTTCAGATACCGTTATTGTTGGAATTGTCAATTTAACCTTTACTGTTGTTGCGATTGCTGTAGTGGATAAGCTTGGCAGGAAGCCTTTGTTATTGGCGGCCAGTGCTGGAATGGGGGTAAGTTTGTTACTACTCGGCAGGGCAATTCGTCTTGAACAGTTTGAAGGGCCATGGGTTCTGCTTTTTGTTCTGACCTACGTTGCTTCATTCGCTGTAGCTATGGGACCGGTTGTCTGGGTAGTAATATCTGAGATATTTCCCACTAAAATTCGCGGCAGAGCGATGTCTGTTGCCACTGTGTGTTTATGGACAGCCTGCTTTCTTGTATCTGTATTTTTCCCTTATATGCTTGAAACCTTTAAAGGTTCGGTATTTTGGATTTATGCCGATGTGTGCGGGGCTGCATTTTTGTTCGTTCTTTTATTCGTCCCGGAAACAAAAGGCAAAAGTCTTGAAGAAATAGCAAAAAGCTGGATTGGAAGCGATTGA
- a CDS encoding PEP-CTERM sorting domain-containing protein has translation MKKTKSILMFAAVIAVAVSSQANFIANGDFENGTDNWPERGNWGGATLTFDNGELYMDTNAENLDNTEDYGANARSDRFSVYQGMQLDYSIDYATWISETPQAESYLFRLQFYDEQENWVGDTVLEEIKDHTGFVWNTLSGQTTVGPENAVLAAVELSNGTYNNFNGAVKVDNVSIVPEPASLSLLGFGAAALIRKRSSA, from the coding sequence ATGAAAAAAACAAAAAGTATTCTAATGTTTGCTGCTGTTATTGCTGTAGCAGTTAGCTCGCAGGCCAATTTTATTGCCAATGGTGATTTCGAGAACGGAACTGACAATTGGCCTGAAAGAGGCAATTGGGGCGGAGCAACCCTTACATTCGACAACGGTGAGTTGTATATGGATACTAATGCTGAAAATCTTGATAACACTGAGGACTATGGAGCTAACGCTCGTAGTGATCGCTTTTCAGTTTATCAGGGGATGCAGCTTGATTACAGTATTGACTATGCAACTTGGATCTCCGAGACGCCTCAGGCAGAGAGTTATCTCTTCAGACTGCAGTTTTACGATGAGCAGGAAAACTGGGTCGGAGATACTGTGTTAGAGGAGATTAAAGACCACACAGGGTTCGTTTGGAACACGTTGTCAGGTCAGACTACAGTGGGGCCTGAAAATGCGGTTTTAGCCGCTGTTGAATTGAGCAACGGAACCTATAACAATTTTAACGGAGCTGTAAAGGTTGATAATGTTTCGATAGTTCCCGAACCGGCTTCGCTTTCACTGCTCGGATTTGGTGCTGCAGCACTGATTCGAAAAAGAAGCTCAGCGTAA
- a CDS encoding LamG-like jellyroll fold domain-containing protein — translation MKKSINYFLVLAFIGLMSVAAEANILPNGDFEADPPDQFWNSGTGGNGVVDFSYNDGYLRTDAASDHADIISDKFSASATTYNYSFEYSVDNFSSDDLAGLFQLRFFDSSGSFLGEEDVDLADTGSSTITASGSASAPAGTSSADIRVSLGVFNDFTGDLIIDNILIEADLWIITQPEGVLANEGDDVSFTAEAGSASGDTPSYQWYKSADSTIGGEDDQLLTGETAATLAISDVTSADTGFYYCEAAVNSSTITTNAAFLSFGDLVAHWSMDEADVAGSDPNYYSDLTGNGHSANIEQSVPVNFVDGVVTGDQDIENLKPNGAVEIDHLAGTANARTFDPAAESGEWSVSLWLNWNDTGLDSGYNNLWSKRDGWGFDSMQYMVHVYDEWDGAVIMETSGGGWIGTGGSAITPGQWHHLVITYDSSQRAEIWLDSELEAENDNYVMGTKSDSTFWVARNDSTAEWFDGAIDDFKVFNYSLSDKDIYDLYYDETGFRRCLEEQRPEADQNGDCVVDFVDFSLLAEEWLNDGNYTPQAF, via the coding sequence ATGAAAAAAAGCATTAACTATTTTTTGGTTTTAGCTTTCATTGGGTTAATGAGTGTTGCCGCAGAGGCAAATATTCTTCCTAACGGAGACTTTGAAGCGGATCCGCCAGACCAGTTTTGGAACAGCGGTACTGGGGGCAACGGTGTAGTTGATTTCTCTTATAACGACGGATATCTGCGTACCGACGCTGCCAGCGACCATGCTGATATAATAAGCGACAAATTCAGCGCTTCTGCTACAACCTATAATTACAGCTTTGAGTATTCGGTAGACAATTTTTCCAGCGATGATTTGGCTGGTCTGTTTCAGTTGAGGTTTTTCGATTCCTCCGGCTCTTTTCTCGGCGAGGAGGATGTAGATCTGGCTGATACAGGGAGTTCAACAATAACAGCAAGCGGCTCAGCTTCAGCTCCCGCCGGCACGTCCAGTGCTGATATTCGTGTTAGTTTGGGCGTATTCAATGATTTTACCGGCGACTTGATAATTGATAATATTTTAATTGAAGCAGACCTTTGGATTATCACCCAGCCTGAAGGTGTATTGGCAAATGAAGGCGATGACGTTAGCTTTACTGCTGAAGCAGGCTCTGCTTCCGGGGACACTCCCTCATACCAGTGGTACAAGTCTGCCGATTCAACTATTGGAGGCGAAGATGATCAGCTGCTCACTGGAGAGACAGCAGCAACATTGGCGATTTCTGATGTAACATCCGCTGATACTGGTTTTTATTACTGTGAAGCAGCAGTGAATTCAAGTACGATAACTACCAATGCTGCCTTCTTGAGTTTTGGTGATCTTGTGGCGCATTGGAGTATGGACGAAGCTGATGTAGCGGGTTCAGACCCCAATTACTATTCCGATCTGACCGGCAACGGACACAGCGCAAATATAGAACAATCAGTACCGGTGAACTTTGTTGATGGCGTAGTAACCGGTGATCAGGATATTGAAAACTTAAAACCAAACGGTGCTGTTGAAATTGATCACCTAGCCGGAACAGCCAATGCCAGAACATTTGACCCTGCTGCAGAATCAGGCGAGTGGTCGGTTAGTCTCTGGCTTAATTGGAACGATACAGGCCTTGATTCGGGTTACAACAATTTATGGTCTAAACGAGACGGATGGGGTTTCGATTCTATGCAGTATATGGTGCACGTATATGATGAATGGGACGGAGCTGTAATCATGGAAACTTCCGGAGGCGGCTGGATTGGTACCGGCGGCAGTGCAATAACACCCGGTCAGTGGCATCATCTGGTTATAACTTACGATTCCAGTCAGCGCGCAGAGATATGGCTTGACAGCGAGCTTGAGGCTGAGAATGATAACTATGTTATGGGCACAAAGAGCGATTCCACGTTCTGGGTCGCCCGCAATGACAGTACTGCAGAATGGTTCGATGGTGCGATTGATGACTTCAAGGTCTTCAACTATTCCCTCTCTGACAAAGATATATATGACCTGTATTACGATGAAACAGGTTTTCGCAGGTGTCTGGAGGAACAAAGACCAGAGGCTGACCAAAATGGTGACTGCGTCGTAGATTTTGTTGATTTTTCTCTGCTTGCAGAGGAATGGCTGAATGACGGTAATTACACTCCGCAGGCCTTCTAA
- a CDS encoding LamG-like jellyroll fold domain-containing protein codes for MNKTYYFLLILAITGIAQANLITNGDFADGNANWPETGSWGGQNLSFANGELYMDSNASNLDDTEDYGAFARSERFSVYQGMELGYSIDYATWVSATPQTEGYLFRLQCFDDQGEWVGDILLEEITDHTGFGWNTLTGQFTVDFANVAEATVELSNGAYNSFNGAVKVDNIALFGPSAWDPVPENGAQDVGTVQNEACDVDLSWKTGLKIADPTIPDPNIVTHYVYLNDGSGWTLQDDVNADSPEATYTLTGLSFNKQYLWRVDEGVSLAGGGVSGPEDPETIQGPVWSFGSYVTLSITEQPETAAVDAGSDVDFTLAAETLFDSPISYQWYKSADDVVDDSDEALTSGDVLTLTDVDLTDETFYYCAVSSGSLTLHSNVVSLGIRRKLAHWSLDDVDYSESQYIDLSNSGNDASVGGTPEFVDGFVNGDQDPNTLKANGAVKIYENDGWADAGTFNPAEYSDQFTVSGWFKWTQHSDPAVDWNTLVSKRDNWTSSDDNMFMILVAGPSKQLVMQSWGDGYIGSGQDSVQPNEWYHFAAVYTGEVGRVYLNGQFAGEAEYPMQGGEDSTFYIGRIGDDLGQRFDGAIDDIQVYNYALSSEHIAGLYQDETGETICLKDLVWYDLTDDCAVNMDDFMVMVDQWLDSGMYPAE; via the coding sequence ATGAATAAGACTTATTATTTTCTACTGATATTAGCTATAACAGGCATTGCACAAGCTAATCTTATTACTAACGGTGATTTTGCTGATGGTAATGCCAATTGGCCGGAGACCGGTTCATGGGGTGGTCAAAACCTTTCATTCGCCAATGGTGAGCTGTACATGGACAGTAATGCATCGAATCTTGATGACACAGAGGACTATGGAGCCTTTGCCCGCAGTGAACGGTTTTCGGTTTATCAGGGGATGGAGCTTGGTTACAGTATTGACTATGCAACATGGGTGTCGGCTACTCCGCAAACTGAAGGTTATCTCTTCAGACTTCAGTGTTTTGATGATCAGGGAGAATGGGTCGGCGACATTCTTTTAGAAGAGATTACTGACCATACTGGATTCGGCTGGAACACACTGACCGGACAGTTTACAGTGGATTTCGCTAATGTTGCCGAAGCGACTGTTGAGCTCAGTAACGGAGCTTATAACAGTTTCAATGGAGCTGTTAAAGTTGACAACATTGCTCTGTTCGGCCCGTCTGCTTGGGATCCTGTTCCGGAAAACGGTGCTCAAGATGTTGGAACTGTTCAGAATGAAGCTTGTGATGTTGACTTGAGCTGGAAGACAGGGCTGAAAATTGCCGATCCTACCATTCCTGATCCGAATATAGTTACTCATTACGTGTATCTCAACGACGGCAGCGGATGGACGCTTCAGGATGATGTAAACGCCGACAGCCCCGAAGCGACATACACGCTCACAGGTTTGTCTTTCAATAAGCAATACCTCTGGCGGGTAGATGAGGGCGTCAGCCTTGCAGGCGGCGGCGTAAGCGGGCCTGAAGACCCTGAAACCATTCAAGGGCCGGTCTGGTCTTTCGGCAGCTATGTAACCTTGTCAATTACTGAACAGCCCGAGACTGCTGCTGTAGATGCTGGAAGCGATGTTGACTTTACTCTCGCAGCAGAAACCTTGTTTGACTCGCCAATCTCGTATCAATGGTATAAGTCCGCAGATGATGTTGTTGACGATAGCGACGAGGCTCTCACCAGCGGGGATGTATTGACGCTCACTGATGTGGACTTGACTGATGAGACATTCTATTACTGCGCCGTATCTTCCGGTTCCCTTACGCTGCATTCAAATGTGGTTTCGCTTGGCATTCGCCGGAAATTAGCGCACTGGAGCCTTGATGATGTCGATTATTCCGAAAGCCAGTATATAGACCTCAGCAATTCAGGGAATGATGCCTCTGTTGGAGGAACTCCGGAATTTGTTGATGGTTTCGTAAACGGCGATCAAGACCCGAATACATTAAAGGCAAACGGTGCTGTTAAGATATATGAAAACGATGGATGGGCTGATGCAGGAACATTTAACCCTGCCGAATATTCAGACCAGTTCACCGTTAGCGGATGGTTCAAGTGGACTCAGCACAGCGATCCTGCTGTTGACTGGAATACTCTCGTATCCAAGCGCGATAACTGGACTAGCAGCGATGACAATATGTTTATGATTCTCGTTGCAGGCCCGTCAAAGCAGCTCGTGATGCAGTCTTGGGGAGATGGCTATATTGGCTCCGGCCAGGATTCTGTACAGCCTAATGAATGGTATCATTTCGCAGCAGTTTACACCGGCGAAGTTGGCAGAGTGTATCTCAACGGCCAGTTTGCAGGTGAAGCCGAATATCCGATGCAGGGCGGCGAAGACTCCACATTCTACATCGGAAGAATTGGCGACGACCTCGGCCAGCGTTTTGATGGTGCAATTGATGATATTCAAGTTTATAATTACGCTCTGAGCTCTGAGCATATTGCAGGCTTGTATCAGGACGAAACGGGCGAAACAATTTGTCTGAAAGATCTTGTATGGTACGATCTGACAGACGACTGTGCCGTAAATATGGATGATTTTATGGTAATGGTTGATCAATGGCTTGATTCAGGTATGTATCCGGCCGAATAG
- a CDS encoding type II secretion system protein, producing the protein MKNKYLKLNSAFTLIELLVVISIIALLMAILMPALSQARQMAKTLVCESNIRGLNVAWHTYASDNDSKIPGANVYNPKEQEWIETHKWDWAWAPWNSEGQRGGGAIIDSPTIEHRKEGIRLGSLFPYTESVDLYHCPSDKSGNFRTYSIPDSLNGSLDWGWTHLDRTVQISSPSTSYNFVGEYDGRNFNRGSWALGPYEQRWEDQTWHDPISVWHRGKTNFGYVDGHVETRDLSDETVEAFERLRAHPGTFSPVTDEGKADMKYIHDGWPQP; encoded by the coding sequence ATGAAAAATAAATATCTTAAATTAAACAGCGCTTTTACGCTAATCGAATTGCTGGTGGTCATTTCCATTATCGCTTTGCTTATGGCCATCCTTATGCCGGCATTATCGCAGGCAAGGCAAATGGCAAAAACGCTTGTATGCGAGAGCAACATACGTGGTTTGAACGTTGCTTGGCATACCTACGCATCGGATAATGACAGCAAAATCCCAGGGGCAAACGTGTACAATCCTAAAGAGCAGGAGTGGATAGAGACACATAAATGGGACTGGGCTTGGGCTCCTTGGAACAGTGAAGGCCAAAGGGGCGGCGGGGCAATAATCGACAGTCCAACGATTGAGCATCGCAAGGAAGGTATTCGGCTTGGAAGCCTCTTTCCTTACACTGAAAGCGTGGATCTTTATCACTGTCCTTCAGATAAATCAGGCAATTTCAGGACATATTCTATTCCCGATTCACTTAACGGAAGTTTAGACTGGGGGTGGACTCATCTTGATCGGACTGTCCAGATTTCTTCTCCCAGCACTTCTTATAACTTTGTTGGAGAGTATGACGGCCGCAACTTTAATCGCGGCTCATGGGCACTTGGCCCTTATGAACAAAGATGGGAAGATCAAACCTGGCATGACCCGATTTCCGTGTGGCACAGAGGCAAGACGAATTTCGGTTATGTGGACGGCCATGTTGAAACAAGGGATTTGAGCGACGAAACTGTTGAAGCTTTTGAGCGTCTCAGAGCGCATCCAGGGACATTTTCGCCCGTAACAGATGAAGGCAAAGCGGATATGAAGTATATACATGACGGTTGGCCTCAACCCTAA